One window of the Chitinophaga niabensis genome contains the following:
- a CDS encoding bifunctional riboflavin kinase/FAD synthetase, which yields MQVHRDLQQLPDFRNAVITIGTFDGVHTGHQYILQQLQEAAEACHGETVIITFDPHPREVLAPQNKTVHLLTTLDEKIQLLEKWGIHHLVVVPFTKAFSELSATAYLEDFLISTFRPHTIIIGYDHRFGHNREGGLELLEAEQQKFGFQLLEIPQQVVHDLTVSSTKIRNSLQEGAILLANELLGYPYFINGKVVHGDKMGRQLGFPTANIALHDSRKLIPAQGVYAVKVTVAGKEWKGALNIGTRPTFNGSELRIEVYILDFNEEIYGAEIHVSFIEFIRADKKFDAVDALVVQITDDVVKAREILRS from the coding sequence ATGCAGGTTCACAGAGATTTACAACAATTGCCCGATTTCAGGAATGCCGTGATCACCATCGGTACTTTCGACGGAGTGCATACAGGCCATCAGTACATTTTGCAGCAATTGCAAGAGGCTGCGGAGGCCTGCCATGGAGAAACGGTGATCATTACCTTTGATCCTCACCCGCGGGAAGTACTGGCTCCCCAGAATAAAACGGTACACCTGCTGACCACGCTGGATGAAAAGATCCAGCTGCTGGAAAAATGGGGCATTCACCACCTGGTGGTGGTACCATTCACCAAAGCTTTCTCAGAACTCTCTGCCACTGCATATCTGGAAGACTTCCTCATCAGCACTTTCCGCCCACATACTATTATTATAGGATACGATCACCGTTTCGGGCACAACCGGGAAGGGGGATTGGAATTACTGGAGGCGGAACAGCAGAAATTCGGTTTCCAGTTGCTGGAGATCCCGCAACAAGTGGTACATGACCTCACGGTAAGTTCCACCAAGATCAGGAATAGCCTGCAGGAAGGAGCTATTCTGCTGGCCAATGAATTGCTGGGATACCCTTATTTCATTAACGGAAAAGTGGTACATGGAGATAAAATGGGCCGCCAGCTGGGTTTCCCCACGGCCAATATCGCTTTGCACGACAGCCGCAAATTGATTCCTGCCCAGGGAGTATATGCTGTGAAGGTTACAGTAGCCGGCAAAGAATGGAAAGGTGCGCTGAATATAGGTACCCGCCCTACTTTTAATGGTAGTGAGCTGAGGATAGAAGTTTACATCCTTGATTTTAATGAAGAGATCTATGGAGCAGAGATCCATGTTTCCTTCATAGAATTTATCCGTGCAGATAAAAAGTTTGATGCTGTGGATGCGCTGGTGGTGCAGATCACAGATGATGTGGTGAAGGCGCGTGAGATATTAAGGTCTTAA
- the holA gene encoding DNA polymerase III subunit delta: protein MDYQDIIKDWKSNKFRPLYWLEGEEDFFIDQVVDYAEHHLLSEAEQGFNLTVLYGKDTDWATVVNACRRYPMFAERQVVILKEAQAMKDLLKLEAYIEQPLGSTIFVVAHKQGKIDGRSKTAKLIKDKGVVLSTKKMYDNQIPAWAEAYVRSQGLGISEKACVLLADHIGNDLSRIANEIDKLKVNLPAGKKIDEADIEKYVGISKEYNVFELQNALGMQDMGKVMRIIKYFSANPKAAPIQMVIPALYNYFAKISLLFGVKGGEKEMASAIGVHPFFVKDYMAAARKFGPDGTERALLLLHQYNLRSIGINDSGTEDGELMKEMAYRMLRP from the coding sequence ATGGACTACCAGGATATTATAAAAGATTGGAAGAGTAATAAGTTCCGGCCGCTTTACTGGCTGGAAGGAGAGGAGGATTTCTTCATTGACCAGGTGGTGGACTATGCAGAACATCATTTGCTCAGCGAAGCAGAACAGGGTTTTAACCTCACCGTATTATATGGAAAGGATACAGACTGGGCCACGGTAGTGAATGCCTGCCGCCGTTATCCCATGTTCGCTGAACGCCAGGTGGTGATCCTCAAAGAAGCACAGGCTATGAAAGACCTGTTGAAACTGGAAGCTTACATTGAGCAGCCTCTGGGTTCCACCATTTTTGTAGTGGCGCATAAACAAGGTAAAATAGATGGGCGCAGTAAAACGGCCAAGCTGATCAAGGATAAAGGAGTGGTGTTGTCTACCAAAAAAATGTACGATAACCAGATCCCTGCCTGGGCGGAAGCTTATGTAAGAAGCCAGGGGCTGGGTATTTCGGAAAAAGCCTGTGTGCTGCTGGCAGACCATATCGGTAATGACCTGTCCCGCATTGCCAATGAAATAGATAAATTAAAAGTGAACCTGCCTGCCGGCAAGAAGATAGATGAGGCGGACATTGAGAAATATGTAGGCATCAGCAAGGAATACAATGTATTTGAATTGCAGAATGCACTGGGTATGCAGGATATGGGGAAAGTGATGCGCATCATTAAATACTTCTCTGCCAATCCCAAAGCAGCGCCCATTCAAATGGTGATCCCCGCATTGTATAATTATTTCGCCAAGATCAGCTTACTGTTTGGTGTAAAAGGAGGGGAGAAGGAAATGGCATCCGCTATAGGCGTGCATCCTTTCTTCGTGAAAGATTATATGGCAGCGGCAAGGAAATTTGGTCCTGATGGCACGGAAAGAGCGTTGCTGTTATTGCATCAGTACAACCTGCGCAGTATTGGTATCAATGATAGCGGAACGGAAGATGGGGAGTTGATGAAGGAAATGGCGTACAGGATGTTAAGACCTTAA
- a CDS encoding 3'-5' exonuclease yields the protein MLNNVALDQLLLLDIETTPLTASFDHLPDELQALWLEKNAKTAPESENAFENFSEKAGLMAEFGRIVCISAGFFFTENGHYQLRIKSFYGNDEKELLSGFLELTHKFFTRHPRFQFAGHNIREFDIPYICRRALINGLSLPVSLQLYNFKPWEQPLLDTMQLWRFGEFRNYTSLKLLAAVMGIPTPKDDIDGSMVGKVYWETGDVKRIADYCQKDVLTVAQLLLKFKGLPLIEKDGISIVA from the coding sequence GTGCTCAATAACGTTGCCCTCGATCAATTATTACTCCTCGATATAGAAACCACTCCGCTCACTGCATCCTTTGATCACCTGCCAGACGAGCTTCAGGCTCTCTGGTTGGAGAAAAACGCAAAAACTGCGCCAGAATCTGAAAACGCTTTTGAAAATTTCAGTGAGAAAGCTGGTTTAATGGCAGAATTCGGAAGGATCGTTTGTATCTCCGCTGGTTTCTTCTTTACAGAAAATGGTCATTATCAACTTCGTATCAAATCTTTTTATGGAAATGACGAAAAAGAGCTGCTCTCCGGATTTTTGGAACTAACACATAAGTTTTTTACCCGCCACCCCCGTTTTCAATTTGCAGGGCATAACATCCGCGAATTTGATATTCCCTATATTTGCCGCCGCGCACTTATCAATGGTCTTTCTTTACCCGTTTCCCTGCAATTGTATAACTTCAAACCCTGGGAACAACCCTTGCTGGATACCATGCAGTTATGGCGTTTTGGAGAGTTCCGGAATTATACTTCCCTCAAACTCCTGGCGGCTGTGATGGGTATTCCCACACCAAAAGATGATATCGATGGCAGTATGGTGGGCAAAGTATACTGGGAAACCGGAGACGTAAAAAGGATCGCAGATTACTGCCAGAAAGATGTGCTGACTGTAGCACAATTGTTATTGAAATTCAAAGGTTTGCCTTTGATCGAAAAAGATGGAATTTCTATCGTAGCTTAA